One window from the genome of Elaeis guineensis isolate ETL-2024a chromosome 5, EG11, whole genome shotgun sequence encodes:
- the LOC105046108 gene encoding type I inositol polyphosphate 5-phosphatase 10 isoform X4 produces the protein MSFRNDKGKKVFPSFFPKICGMREMKASKRNELSLDSSAVDFGACRSFSKSASPALRKSFSETDTNSRLASLSFNEFSSSLQDIVNTQAFRVFVATWNVGGKPPHSGLNLNDFIPADDHSDMYVLGFQEIVPLNAGNVLVIEDNEPAGKWLALISQALNRPTEADADTCTQTPSPYTNPSSQDSSLNSSVSRDLSNTGGSLSFQKQSIKSVRKTFTTQQGRQQKTCKCASEVTGKYYRDSCFRCPTAYISDDDSSDEEEEVSRTFAVADIAAAVSTTDKQLQYILIASKQMVGIFVTVWVRRELVQHIGHLRLSCVGRGIMGYLGNKGCISVSMSLHRTSFCFVCSHLTSGEKEGDELRRNSDVIEILKNTHFRKICRSSSRRIPQRILEHDRVIWLGDLNYRIALSYSETRKLLEDNNWDALLEKDQLKIEREAGRVFKGWNEGKIYFAPTYKYSNNSDAYAGETVTSKKKRRTPAWCDRILWHGDGIVQLSYIRGESRFSDHRPVCAVFRVEVGMLDSSLKKGLSVPNLKVGVEELLPPSADI, from the exons ATGAGCTTTAGAAATGACAAAGGGAAAAAG GTGTTTCCATCTTTTTTCCCAAAAATTTGTGGGATGAGAGAGATGAAAGCATCAAAGAGAAATGAGCTCTCACTCGACTCCTCTG CAGTTGATTTTGGAGCATGCCGATCTTTCTCCAAAAGTGCGTCTCCTGCTCTCAGGAAAAGCTTTTCTG AAACAGATACTAATTCAAGGCTAGCAAGCTTAAGTTTCAACGAATTCTCTTCCTCCTTACAAGACATTGTAAATACCCAGGCCTTCAG GGTATTTGTTGCCACATGGAATGTTGGAGGAAAACCACCTCATAGTGGGCTAAACCTTAATGATTTTATTCCTGCTGATGATCATTCAGATATGTATGTACTTGG TTTCCAGGAAATAGTCCCTCTGAATGCTGGAAATGTGCTTGTTATAGAAGATAATGAACCAGCAGGGAAATGGTTAGCTCTAATCAGCCAAGCACTGAACAGACCAACAGAGGCTGATGCTGATACTTGCACACAAACCCCATCTCCATACACCAACCCTTCTTCTCAAGATTCTAGTTTGAATTCTTCTGTTTCTAGAGATCTAAGCAATACCGGTGGTTCATTATCCTTCCAAAAGCAATCGATAAAATCTGTCCGCAAAACTTTCACGACACAGCAGGGAAGACAGCAAAAGACCTGCAAATGTGCATCGGAGGTGACAGGAAAGTACTACCGAGATTCTTGTTTCAGATGCCCCACAGCTTATATTAGTGATGATGACTCCTCAGATGAGGAAGAGGAGGTATCACGCACTTTTGCAGTCGCAGACATAGCTGCTGCAGTCTCTACTACAGATAAGCAACTACAGTATATCCTCATAGCTAGCAAGCAGATGGTAGGGATCTTTGTCACTGTTTGGGTGAGAAGAGAACTAGTCCAACATATAGGCCATCTGAGACTCTCTTGTGTTGGGCGTGGAATCATGGGCTATCTTGGTAACAAG GGATGTATATCAGTGAGCATGTCTTTGCATCGGACAAGCTTTTGTTTTGTTTGCAGTCACTTGACTTCAGGGGAGAAAGAAGGGGATGAGCTCAGGAGAAACTCCGATGTTATAGAAATATTAAAGAACACACATTTCCGAAAGATATGCAGAAGTAGTAGTCGAAGAATTCCTCAGAGAATTCTTGAACATGA CCGGGTCATATGGTTAGGGGATTTGAATTACAGAATTGCCTTGAGCTACTCTGAGACCAGGAAGCTTCTTGAAGATAACAATTGGGATGCTCTTCTTGAGAAGGATCAG CTGAAAATTGAAAGAGAAGCCGGACGAGTGTTCAAGGGGTGGAATGAAGGGAAAATCTATTTTGCTCCAACATACAAATACTCCAATAATTCAGATGCTTATGCTGGGGAGACTGTAAcatcaaagaagaaaagaagaacaccGGCATG GTGTGATCGCATACTATGGCATGGTGATGGGATTGTGCAGTTGTCTTACATCCGTGGCGAGTCGAGATTTTCTGATCATCGCCCAGTGTGTGCAGTTTTCAGAGTGGAGGTGGGCATGCTTGATAGCAGTTTGAAAAAGGGTCTGTCTGTCCCCAACTTGAAAGTTGGTGTGGAAGAGCTTTTACCTCCAA GTGCTGACATTTGA
- the LOC105046108 gene encoding type I inositol polyphosphate 5-phosphatase 10 isoform X2, whose product MSFRNDKGKKVFPSFFPKICGMREMKASKRNELSLDSSVDFGACRSFSKSASPALRKSFSETDTNSRLASLSFNEFSSSLQDIVNTQAFRVFVATWNVGGKPPHSGLNLNDFIPADDHSDMYVLGFQEIVPLNAGNVLVIEDNEPAGKWLALISQALNRPTEADADTCTQTPSPYTNPSSQDSSLNSSVSRDLSNTGGSLSFQKQSIKSVRKTFTTQQGRQQKTCKCASEVTGKYYRDSCFRCPTAYISDDDSSDEEEEVSRTFAVADIAAAVSTTDKQLQYILIASKQMVGIFVTVWVRRELVQHIGHLRLSCVGRGIMGYLGNKGCISVSMSLHRTSFCFVCSHLTSGEKEGDELRRNSDVIEILKNTHFRKICRSSSRRIPQRILEHDRVIWLGDLNYRIALSYSETRKLLEDNNWDALLEKDQLKIEREAGRVFKGWNEGKIYFAPTYKYSNNSDAYAGETVTSKKKRRTPAWCDRILWHGDGIVQLSYIRGESRFSDHRPVCAVFRVEVGMLDSSLKKGLSVPNLKVGVEELLPPSNSYFS is encoded by the exons ATGAGCTTTAGAAATGACAAAGGGAAAAAG GTGTTTCCATCTTTTTTCCCAAAAATTTGTGGGATGAGAGAGATGAAAGCATCAAAGAGAAATGAGCTCTCACTCGACTCCTCTG TTGATTTTGGAGCATGCCGATCTTTCTCCAAAAGTGCGTCTCCTGCTCTCAGGAAAAGCTTTTCTG AAACAGATACTAATTCAAGGCTAGCAAGCTTAAGTTTCAACGAATTCTCTTCCTCCTTACAAGACATTGTAAATACCCAGGCCTTCAG GGTATTTGTTGCCACATGGAATGTTGGAGGAAAACCACCTCATAGTGGGCTAAACCTTAATGATTTTATTCCTGCTGATGATCATTCAGATATGTATGTACTTGG TTTCCAGGAAATAGTCCCTCTGAATGCTGGAAATGTGCTTGTTATAGAAGATAATGAACCAGCAGGGAAATGGTTAGCTCTAATCAGCCAAGCACTGAACAGACCAACAGAGGCTGATGCTGATACTTGCACACAAACCCCATCTCCATACACCAACCCTTCTTCTCAAGATTCTAGTTTGAATTCTTCTGTTTCTAGAGATCTAAGCAATACCGGTGGTTCATTATCCTTCCAAAAGCAATCGATAAAATCTGTCCGCAAAACTTTCACGACACAGCAGGGAAGACAGCAAAAGACCTGCAAATGTGCATCGGAGGTGACAGGAAAGTACTACCGAGATTCTTGTTTCAGATGCCCCACAGCTTATATTAGTGATGATGACTCCTCAGATGAGGAAGAGGAGGTATCACGCACTTTTGCAGTCGCAGACATAGCTGCTGCAGTCTCTACTACAGATAAGCAACTACAGTATATCCTCATAGCTAGCAAGCAGATGGTAGGGATCTTTGTCACTGTTTGGGTGAGAAGAGAACTAGTCCAACATATAGGCCATCTGAGACTCTCTTGTGTTGGGCGTGGAATCATGGGCTATCTTGGTAACAAG GGATGTATATCAGTGAGCATGTCTTTGCATCGGACAAGCTTTTGTTTTGTTTGCAGTCACTTGACTTCAGGGGAGAAAGAAGGGGATGAGCTCAGGAGAAACTCCGATGTTATAGAAATATTAAAGAACACACATTTCCGAAAGATATGCAGAAGTAGTAGTCGAAGAATTCCTCAGAGAATTCTTGAACATGA CCGGGTCATATGGTTAGGGGATTTGAATTACAGAATTGCCTTGAGCTACTCTGAGACCAGGAAGCTTCTTGAAGATAACAATTGGGATGCTCTTCTTGAGAAGGATCAG CTGAAAATTGAAAGAGAAGCCGGACGAGTGTTCAAGGGGTGGAATGAAGGGAAAATCTATTTTGCTCCAACATACAAATACTCCAATAATTCAGATGCTTATGCTGGGGAGACTGTAAcatcaaagaagaaaagaagaacaccGGCATG GTGTGATCGCATACTATGGCATGGTGATGGGATTGTGCAGTTGTCTTACATCCGTGGCGAGTCGAGATTTTCTGATCATCGCCCAGTGTGTGCAGTTTTCAGAGTGGAGGTGGGCATGCTTGATAGCAGTTTGAAAAAGGGTCTGTCTGTCCCCAACTTGAAAGTTGGTGTGGAAGAGCTTTTACCTCCAAGTAATAGCTACTTTTCCTGA
- the LOC105046108 gene encoding type I inositol polyphosphate 5-phosphatase 10 isoform X1: MSFRNDKGKKVFPSFFPKICGMREMKASKRNELSLDSSAVDFGACRSFSKSASPALRKSFSETDTNSRLASLSFNEFSSSLQDIVNTQAFRVFVATWNVGGKPPHSGLNLNDFIPADDHSDMYVLGFQEIVPLNAGNVLVIEDNEPAGKWLALISQALNRPTEADADTCTQTPSPYTNPSSQDSSLNSSVSRDLSNTGGSLSFQKQSIKSVRKTFTTQQGRQQKTCKCASEVTGKYYRDSCFRCPTAYISDDDSSDEEEEVSRTFAVADIAAAVSTTDKQLQYILIASKQMVGIFVTVWVRRELVQHIGHLRLSCVGRGIMGYLGNKGCISVSMSLHRTSFCFVCSHLTSGEKEGDELRRNSDVIEILKNTHFRKICRSSSRRIPQRILEHDRVIWLGDLNYRIALSYSETRKLLEDNNWDALLEKDQLKIEREAGRVFKGWNEGKIYFAPTYKYSNNSDAYAGETVTSKKKRRTPAWCDRILWHGDGIVQLSYIRGESRFSDHRPVCAVFRVEVGMLDSSLKKGLSVPNLKVGVEELLPPSNSYFS, translated from the exons ATGAGCTTTAGAAATGACAAAGGGAAAAAG GTGTTTCCATCTTTTTTCCCAAAAATTTGTGGGATGAGAGAGATGAAAGCATCAAAGAGAAATGAGCTCTCACTCGACTCCTCTG CAGTTGATTTTGGAGCATGCCGATCTTTCTCCAAAAGTGCGTCTCCTGCTCTCAGGAAAAGCTTTTCTG AAACAGATACTAATTCAAGGCTAGCAAGCTTAAGTTTCAACGAATTCTCTTCCTCCTTACAAGACATTGTAAATACCCAGGCCTTCAG GGTATTTGTTGCCACATGGAATGTTGGAGGAAAACCACCTCATAGTGGGCTAAACCTTAATGATTTTATTCCTGCTGATGATCATTCAGATATGTATGTACTTGG TTTCCAGGAAATAGTCCCTCTGAATGCTGGAAATGTGCTTGTTATAGAAGATAATGAACCAGCAGGGAAATGGTTAGCTCTAATCAGCCAAGCACTGAACAGACCAACAGAGGCTGATGCTGATACTTGCACACAAACCCCATCTCCATACACCAACCCTTCTTCTCAAGATTCTAGTTTGAATTCTTCTGTTTCTAGAGATCTAAGCAATACCGGTGGTTCATTATCCTTCCAAAAGCAATCGATAAAATCTGTCCGCAAAACTTTCACGACACAGCAGGGAAGACAGCAAAAGACCTGCAAATGTGCATCGGAGGTGACAGGAAAGTACTACCGAGATTCTTGTTTCAGATGCCCCACAGCTTATATTAGTGATGATGACTCCTCAGATGAGGAAGAGGAGGTATCACGCACTTTTGCAGTCGCAGACATAGCTGCTGCAGTCTCTACTACAGATAAGCAACTACAGTATATCCTCATAGCTAGCAAGCAGATGGTAGGGATCTTTGTCACTGTTTGGGTGAGAAGAGAACTAGTCCAACATATAGGCCATCTGAGACTCTCTTGTGTTGGGCGTGGAATCATGGGCTATCTTGGTAACAAG GGATGTATATCAGTGAGCATGTCTTTGCATCGGACAAGCTTTTGTTTTGTTTGCAGTCACTTGACTTCAGGGGAGAAAGAAGGGGATGAGCTCAGGAGAAACTCCGATGTTATAGAAATATTAAAGAACACACATTTCCGAAAGATATGCAGAAGTAGTAGTCGAAGAATTCCTCAGAGAATTCTTGAACATGA CCGGGTCATATGGTTAGGGGATTTGAATTACAGAATTGCCTTGAGCTACTCTGAGACCAGGAAGCTTCTTGAAGATAACAATTGGGATGCTCTTCTTGAGAAGGATCAG CTGAAAATTGAAAGAGAAGCCGGACGAGTGTTCAAGGGGTGGAATGAAGGGAAAATCTATTTTGCTCCAACATACAAATACTCCAATAATTCAGATGCTTATGCTGGGGAGACTGTAAcatcaaagaagaaaagaagaacaccGGCATG GTGTGATCGCATACTATGGCATGGTGATGGGATTGTGCAGTTGTCTTACATCCGTGGCGAGTCGAGATTTTCTGATCATCGCCCAGTGTGTGCAGTTTTCAGAGTGGAGGTGGGCATGCTTGATAGCAGTTTGAAAAAGGGTCTGTCTGTCCCCAACTTGAAAGTTGGTGTGGAAGAGCTTTTACCTCCAAGTAATAGCTACTTTTCCTGA
- the LOC105046108 gene encoding type I inositol polyphosphate 5-phosphatase 10 isoform X3: MSFRNDKGKKVFPSFFPKICGMREMKASKRNELSLDSSAVDFGACRSFSKSASPALRKSFSDTNSRLASLSFNEFSSSLQDIVNTQAFRVFVATWNVGGKPPHSGLNLNDFIPADDHSDMYVLGFQEIVPLNAGNVLVIEDNEPAGKWLALISQALNRPTEADADTCTQTPSPYTNPSSQDSSLNSSVSRDLSNTGGSLSFQKQSIKSVRKTFTTQQGRQQKTCKCASEVTGKYYRDSCFRCPTAYISDDDSSDEEEEVSRTFAVADIAAAVSTTDKQLQYILIASKQMVGIFVTVWVRRELVQHIGHLRLSCVGRGIMGYLGNKGCISVSMSLHRTSFCFVCSHLTSGEKEGDELRRNSDVIEILKNTHFRKICRSSSRRIPQRILEHDRVIWLGDLNYRIALSYSETRKLLEDNNWDALLEKDQLKIEREAGRVFKGWNEGKIYFAPTYKYSNNSDAYAGETVTSKKKRRTPAWCDRILWHGDGIVQLSYIRGESRFSDHRPVCAVFRVEVGMLDSSLKKGLSVPNLKVGVEELLPPSNSYFS, encoded by the exons ATGAGCTTTAGAAATGACAAAGGGAAAAAG GTGTTTCCATCTTTTTTCCCAAAAATTTGTGGGATGAGAGAGATGAAAGCATCAAAGAGAAATGAGCTCTCACTCGACTCCTCTG CAGTTGATTTTGGAGCATGCCGATCTTTCTCCAAAAGTGCGTCTCCTGCTCTCAGGAAAAGCTTTTCTG ATACTAATTCAAGGCTAGCAAGCTTAAGTTTCAACGAATTCTCTTCCTCCTTACAAGACATTGTAAATACCCAGGCCTTCAG GGTATTTGTTGCCACATGGAATGTTGGAGGAAAACCACCTCATAGTGGGCTAAACCTTAATGATTTTATTCCTGCTGATGATCATTCAGATATGTATGTACTTGG TTTCCAGGAAATAGTCCCTCTGAATGCTGGAAATGTGCTTGTTATAGAAGATAATGAACCAGCAGGGAAATGGTTAGCTCTAATCAGCCAAGCACTGAACAGACCAACAGAGGCTGATGCTGATACTTGCACACAAACCCCATCTCCATACACCAACCCTTCTTCTCAAGATTCTAGTTTGAATTCTTCTGTTTCTAGAGATCTAAGCAATACCGGTGGTTCATTATCCTTCCAAAAGCAATCGATAAAATCTGTCCGCAAAACTTTCACGACACAGCAGGGAAGACAGCAAAAGACCTGCAAATGTGCATCGGAGGTGACAGGAAAGTACTACCGAGATTCTTGTTTCAGATGCCCCACAGCTTATATTAGTGATGATGACTCCTCAGATGAGGAAGAGGAGGTATCACGCACTTTTGCAGTCGCAGACATAGCTGCTGCAGTCTCTACTACAGATAAGCAACTACAGTATATCCTCATAGCTAGCAAGCAGATGGTAGGGATCTTTGTCACTGTTTGGGTGAGAAGAGAACTAGTCCAACATATAGGCCATCTGAGACTCTCTTGTGTTGGGCGTGGAATCATGGGCTATCTTGGTAACAAG GGATGTATATCAGTGAGCATGTCTTTGCATCGGACAAGCTTTTGTTTTGTTTGCAGTCACTTGACTTCAGGGGAGAAAGAAGGGGATGAGCTCAGGAGAAACTCCGATGTTATAGAAATATTAAAGAACACACATTTCCGAAAGATATGCAGAAGTAGTAGTCGAAGAATTCCTCAGAGAATTCTTGAACATGA CCGGGTCATATGGTTAGGGGATTTGAATTACAGAATTGCCTTGAGCTACTCTGAGACCAGGAAGCTTCTTGAAGATAACAATTGGGATGCTCTTCTTGAGAAGGATCAG CTGAAAATTGAAAGAGAAGCCGGACGAGTGTTCAAGGGGTGGAATGAAGGGAAAATCTATTTTGCTCCAACATACAAATACTCCAATAATTCAGATGCTTATGCTGGGGAGACTGTAAcatcaaagaagaaaagaagaacaccGGCATG GTGTGATCGCATACTATGGCATGGTGATGGGATTGTGCAGTTGTCTTACATCCGTGGCGAGTCGAGATTTTCTGATCATCGCCCAGTGTGTGCAGTTTTCAGAGTGGAGGTGGGCATGCTTGATAGCAGTTTGAAAAAGGGTCTGTCTGTCCCCAACTTGAAAGTTGGTGTGGAAGAGCTTTTACCTCCAAGTAATAGCTACTTTTCCTGA
- the LOC105046108 gene encoding type I inositol polyphosphate 5-phosphatase 10 isoform X5 encodes MSFRNDKGKKVFPSFFPKICGMREMKASKRNELSLDSSVDFGACRSFSKSASPALRKSFSDTNSRLASLSFNEFSSSLQDIVNTQAFRVFVATWNVGGKPPHSGLNLNDFIPADDHSDMYVLGFQEIVPLNAGNVLVIEDNEPAGKWLALISQALNRPTEADADTCTQTPSPYTNPSSQDSSLNSSVSRDLSNTGGSLSFQKQSIKSVRKTFTTQQGRQQKTCKCASEVTGKYYRDSCFRCPTAYISDDDSSDEEEEVSRTFAVADIAAAVSTTDKQLQYILIASKQMVGIFVTVWVRRELVQHIGHLRLSCVGRGIMGYLGNKGCISVSMSLHRTSFCFVCSHLTSGEKEGDELRRNSDVIEILKNTHFRKICRSSSRRIPQRILEHDRVIWLGDLNYRIALSYSETRKLLEDNNWDALLEKDQLKIEREAGRVFKGWNEGKIYFAPTYKYSNNSDAYAGETVTSKKKRRTPAWCDRILWHGDGIVQLSYIRGESRFSDHRPVCAVFRVEVGMLDSSLKKGLSVPNLKVGVEELLPPSNSYFS; translated from the exons ATGAGCTTTAGAAATGACAAAGGGAAAAAG GTGTTTCCATCTTTTTTCCCAAAAATTTGTGGGATGAGAGAGATGAAAGCATCAAAGAGAAATGAGCTCTCACTCGACTCCTCTG TTGATTTTGGAGCATGCCGATCTTTCTCCAAAAGTGCGTCTCCTGCTCTCAGGAAAAGCTTTTCTG ATACTAATTCAAGGCTAGCAAGCTTAAGTTTCAACGAATTCTCTTCCTCCTTACAAGACATTGTAAATACCCAGGCCTTCAG GGTATTTGTTGCCACATGGAATGTTGGAGGAAAACCACCTCATAGTGGGCTAAACCTTAATGATTTTATTCCTGCTGATGATCATTCAGATATGTATGTACTTGG TTTCCAGGAAATAGTCCCTCTGAATGCTGGAAATGTGCTTGTTATAGAAGATAATGAACCAGCAGGGAAATGGTTAGCTCTAATCAGCCAAGCACTGAACAGACCAACAGAGGCTGATGCTGATACTTGCACACAAACCCCATCTCCATACACCAACCCTTCTTCTCAAGATTCTAGTTTGAATTCTTCTGTTTCTAGAGATCTAAGCAATACCGGTGGTTCATTATCCTTCCAAAAGCAATCGATAAAATCTGTCCGCAAAACTTTCACGACACAGCAGGGAAGACAGCAAAAGACCTGCAAATGTGCATCGGAGGTGACAGGAAAGTACTACCGAGATTCTTGTTTCAGATGCCCCACAGCTTATATTAGTGATGATGACTCCTCAGATGAGGAAGAGGAGGTATCACGCACTTTTGCAGTCGCAGACATAGCTGCTGCAGTCTCTACTACAGATAAGCAACTACAGTATATCCTCATAGCTAGCAAGCAGATGGTAGGGATCTTTGTCACTGTTTGGGTGAGAAGAGAACTAGTCCAACATATAGGCCATCTGAGACTCTCTTGTGTTGGGCGTGGAATCATGGGCTATCTTGGTAACAAG GGATGTATATCAGTGAGCATGTCTTTGCATCGGACAAGCTTTTGTTTTGTTTGCAGTCACTTGACTTCAGGGGAGAAAGAAGGGGATGAGCTCAGGAGAAACTCCGATGTTATAGAAATATTAAAGAACACACATTTCCGAAAGATATGCAGAAGTAGTAGTCGAAGAATTCCTCAGAGAATTCTTGAACATGA CCGGGTCATATGGTTAGGGGATTTGAATTACAGAATTGCCTTGAGCTACTCTGAGACCAGGAAGCTTCTTGAAGATAACAATTGGGATGCTCTTCTTGAGAAGGATCAG CTGAAAATTGAAAGAGAAGCCGGACGAGTGTTCAAGGGGTGGAATGAAGGGAAAATCTATTTTGCTCCAACATACAAATACTCCAATAATTCAGATGCTTATGCTGGGGAGACTGTAAcatcaaagaagaaaagaagaacaccGGCATG GTGTGATCGCATACTATGGCATGGTGATGGGATTGTGCAGTTGTCTTACATCCGTGGCGAGTCGAGATTTTCTGATCATCGCCCAGTGTGTGCAGTTTTCAGAGTGGAGGTGGGCATGCTTGATAGCAGTTTGAAAAAGGGTCTGTCTGTCCCCAACTTGAAAGTTGGTGTGGAAGAGCTTTTACCTCCAAGTAATAGCTACTTTTCCTGA